In Candidatus Electrothrix scaldis, the genomic window CTCTCCCCTTGCGCATCCGCTATCAAACCATCGAAATCGGCAACATCGACATCCATTTATGTACCCTTCGTGACAGGCAGCAATTCAGCGACCCTGACGGAGTGGCCCATGAGCTTGGAATTTCCTCCGCCTCTTGGCCGATCTTCGGCGTGGTCTGGCCATCAAGTATTGTACTTGCCCACTATATGCTGGACTTTAAAACAAAAGGCAGGAGGATTTTGGAAATAGGCTGCGGAATGGCCTTATCGAGCCTACTCCTCAATGAACAGCTCGTTGATATCACTGCGACCGACTATCATCCTGAAGTTGAATACTTTTTGATGCGAAATACGCTACTTAACAACGAAAAAAACATCGCCTTTG contains:
- a CDS encoding methyltransferase domain-containing protein encodes the protein MTLPLRIRYQTIEIGNIDIHLCTLRDRQQFSDPDGVAHELGISSASWPIFGVVWPSSIVLAHYMLDFKTKGRRILEIGCGMALSSLLLNEQLVDITATDYHPEVEYFLMRNTLLNNEKNIAFERVDWADDRSELGFFDVIIGSDLLYEDQHVSLLAHFIQNHAKPACDVIIVDPGRGRKSKLSSQMSDYGFTSTHIQPTRTDYLEKQFKGYILNFSR